A genomic window from Gossypium hirsutum isolate 1008001.06 chromosome D10, Gossypium_hirsutum_v2.1, whole genome shotgun sequence includes:
- the LOC107946606 gene encoding cyclin-H1-1, protein MADFHTSTHRANWIFSPQELVEKYKAANQRAIQALEKYGTTQMEVDADGSLSYPEPIARDNADKHSRPKPLNIEEEQFMRVFYENKLREVCSAFYFPNKIQATALIYFKRFYLQWSVMEHHPKHIMLTCVYAACKIEENHVSAEELGKGISQDHQMILNYEMIVSQSLEFDLIVYAPYRSVEGFVNDMEKLHL, encoded by the exons ATGGCTGATTTTCATACATCGACTCATAGAGCTAACTGGATCTTCTCGCCTCAAGAACTG GTTGAGAAATACAAGGCTGCAAATCAAAGAGCAATACAAGCACTGGAGAAG TATGGGACAACACAAATGGAAGTAGACGCTGATGGTTCACTATCATACCCTGAACCTATTGCAAGAGATAATG CTGACAAGCATTCTCGTCCAAAACCTCTTAACATTGAAGAAGAACAGTTCATGCGAGTGTTTTATGAGAACAAACTTCGAGAAGTTTGTAGTGCATTCTACTTTCCTAATAAAATTCAG GCAACTGCTCTAATTTATTTCAAAAGGTTTTACCTGCAATGGTCGGTCATGGAACATCATCCAAAACATATAAT GTTAACCTGTGTGTATGCGGCGTGTAAGATAGAAGAAAATCATGTGTCAGCAGAGGAGCTTGGTAAGGGGATTTCACAGGATCATCAAATGATTCTCAATTACGAGATGATAGTGTCTCAG AGTCTGGAATTTGATCTCATTGTTTATGCACCCTATCGTTCAGTTGAAGGTTTTGTCAATGACATGGAG AAGCTTCACCTGTAG
- the LOC107946605 gene encoding uncharacterized protein yields MKGSNKATVLTLAEKCKNILVSNWQGYLNTIKTDAQGSKENIYTSKVKYIIRKGNPLIWVPEHELHNVNTIIDERGSFSVASPYPGPLGKLLKSMNKFPVRVALTGDVVPVKDKKAESAANYLKEMMLSEEKALKEFSYTVSGVLSSSNHFSTTRSENLKELIDGGEKYVIYKFNLSSCMFVDGNGGTHEVDFEDMEKCKASLLAPYSAKLIDGINQSEARRRGLILFCFTYLNVNARDAYMLSLDRKGFDVLGKVHSKVTGDEIDEYQWKQFRITFKEETRDIESFCQQLAEMEEDAIKKVSSYSGLG; encoded by the exons ATGAAAGGCAGCAACAAAGCTACTGTTTTAACTCTTGCTGAGAAATGCAAG AATATATTGGTTTCAAATTGGCAAGGTTATCTTAATACCATCAAAACTGATGCCCAAGGAAG CAAAGAGAATATATACACGTCGAAGGTTAAGTATATTATAAGGAAGGGGAATCCTCTTATCTGGGTACCAGAACATGAATTGCACAATGTG AACACTATAATTGATGAACGTGGTTCATTTTCTGTAGCCAGCCCCTACCCAGGGCCTCTTGGAAAATTACTCAAATCAATGAACAAG TTTCCAGTTCGGGTCGCTCTAACCGGGGATGTTGTGCCTGTCAAAGATAAAAAG GCTGAATCAGCCGCAAACTACCTTAAAGAAATGATGCTCTCCGAGGAGAAAGCATTAAAAGAATTTAGTTATACGGTTTCGGGTGTATTAAGTTCTTCTAATCACTTTTCGACAACTCGAAGCGAAAACCTCAAGGAGCTGATCGATGGGGGTGAAAAGTATGTGATTTATAAGTTCAATCTAAG CTCTTGCATGTTTGTTGATGGTAATGGAGGAACTCATGAAGTAGACTTTGAAGATATGGAAAAATGTAAAGCAAGTTTGCTAG CTCCTTATTCAGCTAAGCTAATCGATGGTATTAATCAAAGTGAAGCACGGCGCAGAGGACTGATCCTTTTCTGTTTCACATACTTGAACGTAAATGCAAGA GATGCATACATGCTGTCTCTTGATCGTAAGGGGTTCGACGTCCTAGGAAAGGTTCATAGTAAAGTTACTGGGGATGAAATTGACGAATACCAATGGAAGCAATTCAGGATCACATTCAAAGAAGAGACTCGGGACATCGAATCCTTTTGTCAGCAACTTGCGGAAATGGAAGAAGATGCCATCAAAAAGGTTTCTAGCTACAGTGGTCTGGGATAA
- the LOC107946604 gene encoding dof zinc finger protein DOF3.6 — protein MVFSSVPYLDPPNWQQAPSHHHQQAGVITSESHHHNSQLPPPPPPLPVPGVGGGGIRPGSMTERARLAKIPQPESALKCPRCESTNTKFCYFNNYSLSQPRHFCKTCRRYWTRGGALRNVPVGGGCRRNKRSKGNNRSKSPSVVTERQHGSSSSSSTLVSNSCTDILTHMNPPAPPQLPLLPPLHHLGNYNSGDIGLNFAGIPPQVAVTGCGTSASDMDFQGSTGLVEQWRSLQQVQQFPFLTSLEQSQTGLYPFESDGVEPPPSYAGHHQFRSKPLESAITQLANVKMEDSQKGLNLSRNFLGISGNDHQYWGTATAGNSWTDLSGFIKEKSSHR, from the exons ATGGTTTTCTCTTCTGTTCCATATCTTGATCCCCCAAATTGGCAACAG GCACCAAGTCATCATCATCAGCAAGCTGGGGTTATCACTAGTGAGAGTCATCATCATAATTCTCAGCTTCCACCACCGCCGCCGCCGCTGCCAGTACCGGGTGTTGGTGGTGGTGGTATTAGGCCTGGTTCGATGACGGAACGAGCTAGGCTAGCTAAAATACCACAACCTGAATCAGCTCTAAAGTGTCCTCGTTGTGAATCAACCAACACTAAGTTTTGTTATTTCAACAATTACAGCCTTTCTCAGCCTCGTCACTTTTGTAAGACTTGTAGACGGTACTGGACTCGCGGCGGAGCTTTAAGGAACGTACCGGTCGGCGGTGGTTGCCGCAGAAACAAAAGAAGCAAAGGAAATAATAGATCAAAGTCTCCGTCAGTTGTTACCGAACGGCAACATGGTTCAAGTTCATCTTCAAGTACACTTGTTTCTAATAGTTGCACTGATATATTAACCCACATGAACCCACCAGCACCACCTCAATTACCTCTATTGCCACCCTTACACCATCTCGGCAACTACAATTCCGGCGATATCGGGCTGAATTTCGCAGGAATTCCACCACAAGTGGCGGTGACAGGCTGTGGAACTAGTGCTAGTGACATGGATTTTCAAGGCTCAACTGGATTAGTGGAACAATGGAGATCACTTCAACAAGTTCAACAATTTCCATTTTTGACTAGCTTGGAACAATCCCAAACTGGGTTATATCCATTTGAAAGTGATGGTGTGGAGCCACCACCGAGTTATGCTGGTCATCATCAATTTCGGTCTAAGCCATTAGAGAGTGCTATTACACAGCTTGCGAATGTTAAAATGGAGGACTCTCAAAAAGGATTGAATTTATCAAGGAATTTTTTGGGAATTTCGGGCAATGATCATCAATACTGGGGCACTGCCACTGCTGGCAACTCATGGACTGACCTTTCTG GTTTCATCAAGGAGAAATCAAGTCATAGataa